Genomic segment of Nocardiopsis mwathae:
AGGGTCAGGTAGGCGGGATCGGAGACGACGTCGAGGACCTGGGCGAAATCGATCACGCCGGCGCTGATGGCGACCAGGATGGCGGGAACCCATGCCTGGGCGATGAACGCGTACCAGCCCTCCGCGCCCGCGTTGACCCGTTCTGGCAGCAGCCGGAAGACCTTCAGTGCCGCTGCGGCCGCGATGATCCACACATAGGCGTGCACGCCGGGGACGACCGAGGCCGCCAGCTCACCGAATGCGTAGATGGCGATCGACAGGACCATGCCGGTGGCCAGCAGGTCCAGCGGCACGGCCGAGGACGGTCGGGGTGTCGCGGCGCCGCCCTCCTGGCGGCGCAGCATGGCTCCGTCCCCTGACAGCGCCGCGAACCGGCCGCGCTTGCCCAGCCCGTTCAGTACGCCCGCGAGCAGGATGCAGATGATGTTGGCGAGCATCACCGCCGGTGCGAGCCGGGCGAGGTAGTACCCGGCGTCCCCGGGACCTGAGGCGGCGTAGATCTCCGCCATCGGGATGGCGCCGGCGGCCATCCCGCCGCCCATCGTCGGAGCGACGACGAACAGGACCGCGTTGGCCGCACCGAAGCCCATCAGATATCCCGCGAGAGCCCCGGTCGCGCCCGCCATGGCCACGGCGAAGACCAGGGGGACCAGGAACCGCGAGCCGATCCGGATGAGCAGGCGGCGGTCGATGCCGAGAACGCTGCCGACGATGATCCCGGCGACCGCGAATTCGGCGAACCCGAATTCGGTGTAGAAGTCGTCGGTGAGCTGCCGCACACTGTCCGGGAGGACGCCGAGGTAGAGCAGCAGCGCAGGGACGACGATACACAGCAGGGGGCCGCCGCCGAACGTGTTGAAGATGGGAATCCGGTCGCCGGCCCACTTCAGCGCGCCACCGATGAGGACGGCGATGACCATTCCACTCACGATATTGTTCGGCAGGGCTTCCCGGTAGATCGCGGCCAGGACAATGCCGAGCAGAACGATGTAGACGGAAACACTGAAACCGGAGATCTGGAGCTTTCGCGGGCTTGGTCGGTCGCTCGATTCGGCGGCATCGGCCACGGAACTCTCGCTGGACATTGAGGACGCCTCCCGAAAATTCTGCCGCGCGGGCAGATAAAGGGGATTTTTCGGTTGATAGGGACGGGATGTCCGTGGGCCCCCGGAAAGATCTTTCGAACAACGATCCGCGTCAGCGGAGTGCGGCGGGGCGGGTCGGGTCGGGGCCGGTGGCGCGCACCACGGGGTCGGCCGCCGAGTCGGCGCGGACCCGCCCCGGTCGTGTTCGCCATGGCATGTCCGGGGCGCGGTTGGGACCGCAGCCATCGGCCCTACGGCGGATCCCCGACCCCGTGAAGGTCCGACCGCTGAACGGGGTGGGCCGTGGCGCGGTCATGGCGCGGTCATGGCGCGGTCATGGCGCGGTCATGGCGCGGTCATGGCGCGGTCATGGCGCGGTCGCCCGACGGTCCGCGACGACGGAGGGGCAGGTTGTGGCCAGCTCATGCCCGAGGAGCCGGAGCTGGTGCACGCTGAGCTCCGGGTCGGTAGCGCAGCGGGGGTCGCGGTCGGCGAGCGCGTGCACCGCAGCGAACCCGGCACCGCGCCACTCGGCGGCGTCGATCAGGCAGCGTCCCACCGCGGCGATCGCGGGCACCCCGGCGGAGCGGGCCTGGGCGGCGACGATCAGCGGCAGCTTCCCGGCGAGGGTCTGGGAGTCAAGGCATCCCTCCCCGGTGACGGCGAGTGACGCGCCCGAAAGGACTGCGGGCAGCCCGGCCAGTTCCGCGAAGTACTCCGCGCCCGACACATGGCGGGCGCCGAGCAGGTACGCGCCGAACCCGATGCCTCCGGCCGCTCCCGCCCCCGGGAGCGCCGCGAGGTCCGCCCCCGTGCCTGCGGCGGGCGCAACCGAGGCCAGGACGCCGAGCGCGTGCTCCAGCAGGGCCGCCTCGGCCGGGCCCGCGCCTTTCTGCGGGCCGAACACCGCGACCGCCCCAGAGGGCCCGAGCAGCGGCGCGTCCACGTCTGCGGCGAGCACCAGCTCGGCGTGGGAGAGCCGGGGGTCGACCCCGGCCAGTTCGAGGTGCGCCACCGAGCGCAATGCTGCAGCCCCTGCGGGCAGTCGCCCTCCGGCCGCATCGGTCAGCCGGCCACCGAGCGCGGTGAGCATGCCGGCTCCGCCGTCCATACTCGCGCTGCCGCCTGCGGCCAGCACGATCCGGCGCGCACCAGCGTCGAGCGCGTGCCGGATCATGTCGCCGACCCCTGAGCTCGACGCCGCCAGAGGCGCCCGGTTGCCGCCGAGCAGCTGCAGACCGCACGCCTCGGCCGCTTCCACCACGGCGGTTCCGCCGCCCAAGGCGAACCGCGCACCGACCCGATCGCCCAGCGGCCCCCGGACGCGTACCGTCCTTGCGGCGAAGCCCGCGCGGAGGCATGCGGCGACGCTGCCCTCACCACCGTCTGCGAGTGGCCGGACGGTCACCTCCAGCATCGGGTCTCCGTCGAGGAGACCGAGCCGGAGCGCGTCCCCGACCTCATCCGCCGTCAGCGACCCCTTGAACTTGTCCGGCGCGACCACCACACGCCTCGCTGTTGCCATGGCCGTTCCTCCGCGTCGGGCAGCGCAGGGCCGCTTACCGGGACAGCGCCGCCAGCACTGCCTTGGTGAATTCTTCGGTGCCTGCGGTACCGCCCAGGTCCGGGGTGCGCACCGGTGTCCCGGCCAGCACCGCGGCGATCGCGTCCTCGACCTCCGCGGCCGCTTCGCCATGCCCGAGGTGGTCGAGCAGCATCGCGGCGGTCCATACCGCGCCGAGCGGGTTGGCCACCCCTCGGCCCGCGATGTCGGGGGCCGATCCGTGGATGGGCTCGAACATGGAGGGGAAGTCGCGTTGCGGGTTGAGGTTGGCGCAGGGGGCGATGCCGATGCCGCCGGCGACCGCGGCGGCGAGGTCGCTCAGGATGTCCCCGAAGAGGTTCGACGCGACGATCACGTCGAACCGGGACGGTTCGAGCACCACCTTGGCGCACAGCGCGTCGATGTGCTCGGAGTCCCACACGACCCCCTGGTGCGCGGCCGCACGCTCAGCGACGAGCTCGTCCCAGAACGGCATCGTGTGCACGATGCCGTTCGACTTCGTCGCCGACGTGAGCCGGCTGCGCCGCTGCGCGGCGAGATCGAAGGCATAGTCGACGACCCGCGTGACGCCTTGGCGGGTGAAGACCGCTTCCTGGACGGCCATCTCCTCGGCTTGCCCCCTGCCCAGCCGGCCGCCGATCTCGCTGTACTCGCCTTCGACGTTCTCGCGGACCACGACAAGATCCACGGACCCGGGGGCGGCATGCCGCAGCGGGCTCTCGACGCCGTCGAACACCTTGATCGGGCGCAGGTTGACGTACTGGCGGAAGCCGCGCCGGATCGGAATGAGCAGGCCCCACAGCGACACGTGGTCGGGGACGCCGGGATCACCGACCGCGCCGAGGAGGATCGCATCGTGCTGCCGGATCATCTCCAGGCCGCGCTCGGGCATCATGGCGCCCTCGGTGAGGTAGCGCTTGCACGACCAGTCGAACTCGTCGTAGCGGAAGGCGATGCCGTGCCGGGTGCCGACGGTGTCGAGGACCGCGCGGGCGGCGGGGGTCACCTCAGGGCCGATACCGTCACCGGCGATTACTGCGATTCGGTGGTTCTGCATGCAGCGAATTGAAGCAACACCCGCGCCACGGCGTCCAAGACGTAATCCGGGCCACACATATAGGAAATGCCTATAGGAGCTCCGGTGCGGCGGTCTCCAGGAACGCGGCCGCGGCGGGGGTAAGTCGGCCCTTCCTCCTGGCCAGCGCGACATACAAGTAGGCGGGCGGTTCGAGGTCCAAAACGAGCAACCCGGCCTGCCGGGCTAGAGCGGCCCACGACTCAGCGAGCACGGCGAGCCCCACCCCGCTGAGTACAAGCGGCAGGATCACCTCACGGTGCTCGGATTCCACGACCCCGGTCAGCCCCACTCCGGCCGCCTGGATGTCTTCCACCAACCGCCGCATTCCTGTGCCGCGCTGCCCGACGACGAGCCGCTGGCCCTCCAGCTGCTCGCGCCGGACCGGGAGCCCTTCGGTGAACGGTCCGTCCTTCGGGGCAATGAGCACGAACCGCTGCCGCGCGATGGTGCGCAGCCGCACATCCGCAGCAATGGACCCGTCCGGGGTCCCGAGCAACCCCAGCTCGGCGCTCCCGCTACGCACCAGCTCGATGGTCTCCTGCGGGGTGAACGCAGCGCGGATGAGCACCGAGATCCGCGGGTGCTCCCGGGTGAAGTCGGCGATCAGGCTGCTCAGCGGCTCGACGGCCTGCGAGGGCATCGCCGCGATCTCGACCCGGCCCGCCTGCAGGCCGCCCACCGATTCCACGCCGGCCCGCGCGGCCTCAAGGCCGCGGACCACGTCGCGGGCGGGCTCCACCAGTGCCCGCCCGGCGTCGGTCAGCACGAGGCCGCGGCCGACCCGGTGGAACAGGTCGCAGCCCAGATGGCGCTCAAGCGCCCGGATCGCCTGCGACAGCGACGGCTGGGCGAGGTGGAGCGCGTCCGCGGCCCGGTTGACGCCGCCATGGTCGACGACGGCGAGGAAGTACTCCAGCTGCCGTACATTCATACGCTGAGTGTGCCAGCCCGGTATGCCGCGGCCTTCTTCCGTGAACAGGCGCTGCGGCCGAGAGGGCAGATCACCAGGCCCGCCCGCACCTCATCGAGTCGATCGAATCCCGTTCGGCATTTTACGTGTTCGTGAAACCGGAACTGACCGCCGCCTTCAGGAGTGCGTGAAAAACGCGTTGACATCCCTCGGTGCGCCCTGATCCTTCTGGGGAAAGCTTGAAAAGGGATATGCCATAGCGAAGGGAAGTTCGACCGTGGAACGCTGTGCAGTCCGACACCGCCAGACGGCGCAGGGGGCGTCGCGCCCAGCCGCGCTGGAACACAATGCGGATTCCGCGGCCGTGTGGCCTCGGCCCCGGAGCCACGCACACCAGCCCCCAGTAGAGTCCAAGGCGGTTGTTTATCGCTCAGATGACCATGTCGTGGACTGACGATGCGACCCCTGGATTCCGTTCCGGGCGTGCACTGGTTCCACAGTGCGGCCATGCATGAAAACTGAATTCAGGCAACTTCACAAATGATGGCTCCACCAAGGCCGATAACGGCCACCGCAGCCCGGGCCGCACATCTCCCGTCTCTTGCCGACGTCATCGCGGGCTCCCCTGTCGGAAGGGGAGCCCGCCTTGTGGATGGCAGCTCGGCCTACCCGCATAGCTCAGCGAACAGAGCACCGAATCGCAGAGCCGCGGGCACAGATTCGACTCTTGGTGCGGGTGCGGCGATCCGGGCCGTGTGGCCGGATCCCGGTAGGCGTCCACAGCCATCCTGGCCGAGCGTTGCCGCAGCTCATCGGGGTATTTCCTCAGGTCTGCCATGACTCTCGTCCTTCCCGGAAACGAAAGCCTCCGTCACACCCGGCACAAGGCAGTCCTCCTGCTGACGATGGCGCTGCGCAAGGGCGAGCTCTCGGGGCTCCCCCGGTCGAGAGTTCTGTGTACCGGCGTGGCGCGCGCCATCCTTCGCCGCAGTAAGATCGCGACGACGCTGGAGGTCTACACGGAAGTCGCTACGGAGCAGTTCCGGGACGCTCTCCAGAAGCCGGGTCAGAGCCTGAACGGCCCGACAGAGTAGACATCAGCTGCACTCAACAGCTGTACGGCCGCTTCCGACAACCTCGGAAGCGGCCGTTTCCGCCGGTCGGGACGGCGGGATTTGAACCCACGACCCCTTGACCCCCAGTCAAGTGCGCTGCCAAACTGCGCTACGTCCCGGTGTTGCTCGGGGCTTTTCCGTCCCCGCCAACGAGTAAGACTCTATCGCATCCCCGCGCGTGCTCGTGACAGCTTTCGCCGCCGGGGCAGGGGTTCAGGTTCCGTTCGTGTCCTCTGTGGCTTCGAGGGCGAGCAGGTGGGCCTCGGCCTGGGGGAGTTGGTGTTCGGTGAAGGCTGCGATGCCGTGGGTGCGGAGGAGGCGGGCCGTGACGCCCTCGCCCGGGGTGGCGGCGCCGGTGAAGGTGCCGTCGTGGACGCGGTGGACGCCGCAGGACGGGCTGGACTCCTTCAGGACGGCGATGCGGGCCCCGTGCCGTTGGGCGGTGGCCAGGGCGGCGCGGGCGCCGGAGAGGAAGAAGGGTGTGACGTCGGCGCCCTGCGGGGTTCTGATGCGGGCGGCGCCGTCGAGGACGGCCTCGGCGTCGGCCCCCGGTTCGATTTCGGCCGGTGGCCGAGGAACGGGCAGGCCCCCGGCGACTTCAGGGCAGACGACCACCAGCCGCTCCTCGGCCCGCCAGCGGTCGAGGATGGTGTCGTCCACCGTCTTGGCGCGGCCGTCGAAGCGTACGCGCCTGCCCACCAGGCAGGCGCTGATCAGGATCTTGTGCACCTCGCCTCCTCGCCCCCACCGGTCCTTGTTCCTCTCCCGACCACGCTACCCGCGGCCGGGCCGCGGGCGATCTCCGCGCGTGCGGGGTGGGGACGCCCCCGGAGTCGGGCAGGGCGGGGGCTAGAAGGCGAAGCCGGCGGGAAACGGGTCGGTGGGGTCGAGGGTGTAGTTCGCGGTGCCGGTGATCCAGGCGCGGCCGCTGATCTCGGGGACGACGGCGGGGCGTGCGCCGACGCGGGTCTCCCCCGTCAACCGCCCCTTGAAGCGGGTCCCGATGAACGACTCGTTGACGAACTCGGTGTCCAGGGCGAGCTCGCCCCGGGCGTGGAGCTGGGCCATGCGCGCCGAGGTCCCGGTCCCGCAGGGTGAGCGGTCGAACCACCCGGGGTGGACGACCAGGGCGTTGCGCGAATACTCGGCCGTGGACCCCGGCGCGACGAACTGCACATGCGAGCAGCCG
This window contains:
- a CDS encoding 2-hydroxycarboxylate transporter family protein, coding for MSSESSVADAAESSDRPSPRKLQISGFSVSVYIVLLGIVLAAIYREALPNNIVSGMVIAVLIGGALKWAGDRIPIFNTFGGGPLLCIVVPALLLYLGVLPDSVRQLTDDFYTEFGFAEFAVAGIIVGSVLGIDRRLLIRIGSRFLVPLVFAVAMAGATGALAGYLMGFGAANAVLFVVAPTMGGGMAAGAIPMAEIYAASGPGDAGYYLARLAPAVMLANIICILLAGVLNGLGKRGRFAALSGDGAMLRRQEGGAATPRPSSAVPLDLLATGMVLSIAIYAFGELAASVVPGVHAYVWIIAAAAALKVFRLLPERVNAGAEGWYAFIAQAWVPAILVAISAGVIDFAQVLDVVSDPAYLTLTVATVVAGAVAAGLVGLVIGFYFIESSIAAGLGMADMGGSGDVAVLSAANRLGLMPFVQIASRIGGAGMLIVTSLVAPLLL
- a CDS encoding glycerate kinase, which gives rise to MATARRVVVAPDKFKGSLTADEVGDALRLGLLDGDPMLEVTVRPLADGGEGSVAACLRAGFAARTVRVRGPLGDRVGARFALGGGTAVVEAAEACGLQLLGGNRAPLAASSSGVGDMIRHALDAGARRIVLAAGGSASMDGGAGMLTALGGRLTDAAGGRLPAGAAALRSVAHLELAGVDPRLSHAELVLAADVDAPLLGPSGAVAVFGPQKGAGPAEAALLEHALGVLASVAPAAGTGADLAALPGAGAAGGIGFGAYLLGARHVSGAEYFAELAGLPAVLSGASLAVTGEGCLDSQTLAGKLPLIVAAQARSAGVPAIAAVGRCLIDAAEWRGAGFAAVHALADRDPRCATDPELSVHQLRLLGHELATTCPSVVADRRATAP
- a CDS encoding tartrate dehydrogenase codes for the protein MQNHRIAVIAGDGIGPEVTPAARAVLDTVGTRHGIAFRYDEFDWSCKRYLTEGAMMPERGLEMIRQHDAILLGAVGDPGVPDHVSLWGLLIPIRRGFRQYVNLRPIKVFDGVESPLRHAAPGSVDLVVVRENVEGEYSEIGGRLGRGQAEEMAVQEAVFTRQGVTRVVDYAFDLAAQRRSRLTSATKSNGIVHTMPFWDELVAERAAAHQGVVWDSEHIDALCAKVVLEPSRFDVIVASNLFGDILSDLAAAVAGGIGIAPCANLNPQRDFPSMFEPIHGSAPDIAGRGVANPLGAVWTAAMLLDHLGHGEAAAEVEDAIAAVLAGTPVRTPDLGGTAGTEEFTKAVLAALSR
- a CDS encoding LysR family transcriptional regulator; protein product: MNVRQLEYFLAVVDHGGVNRAADALHLAQPSLSQAIRALERHLGCDLFHRVGRGLVLTDAGRALVEPARDVVRGLEAARAGVESVGGLQAGRVEIAAMPSQAVEPLSSLIADFTREHPRISVLIRAAFTPQETIELVRSGSAELGLLGTPDGSIAADVRLRTIARQRFVLIAPKDGPFTEGLPVRREQLEGQRLVVGQRGTGMRRLVEDIQAAGVGLTGVVESEHREVILPLVLSGVGLAVLAESWAALARQAGLLVLDLEPPAYLYVALARRKGRLTPAAAAFLETAAPELL
- a CDS encoding 2-thiouracil desulfurase family protein; this encodes MHKILISACLVGRRVRFDGRAKTVDDTILDRWRAEERLVVVCPEVAGGLPVPRPPAEIEPGADAEAVLDGAARIRTPQGADVTPFFLSGARAALATAQRHGARIAVLKESSPSCGVHRVHDGTFTGAATPGEGVTARLLRTHGIAAFTEHQLPQAEAHLLALEATEDTNGT